A genomic window from Acinetobacter chinensis includes:
- the lpxB gene encoding lipid-A-disaccharide synthase: MLNRKLKIGMVVGEVSGDTLGAKLIRRFREQGIEAEFEGIGGPQMIAEGFKSYYPMDILSVMGIVEVLKDLKKLFAVRDGLVETWSQNPVDVFIGIDAPDFNLRLSKSLKQKNLPIKTVQYVSPSVWAWRQGRVHGIKASIDLVLCLFPFEKAFYGKWGVPAAFVGHPLASQLPLQNDLLEAKQELGLELSQKHIALLPGSRRGEIERLGPVVLGAAEILNKKYPEYEFLIPAINEARKQQIEALLTGYSDALKSRVRIMENTDIESRIGRQVMNASNIVALASGTATLEAMLLHRPMVTFYKLNWLTYVIAKMLIKIPYYSLPNIIAGKKVIQELIQSDATPDQLAAEIEKLMNVETAQIQVMQHITMHKQLLSGNSEDPVQAVLSILSFS, translated from the coding sequence TTGCTGAACAGAAAACTGAAAATCGGAATGGTGGTGGGAGAAGTTTCTGGTGATACACTGGGAGCAAAACTTATTCGTCGTTTTCGTGAGCAGGGAATTGAAGCAGAGTTTGAGGGAATTGGTGGTCCTCAAATGATCGCTGAAGGCTTTAAAAGTTATTATCCGATGGATATTCTTTCGGTCATGGGTATTGTTGAAGTTCTCAAAGACCTGAAAAAACTGTTTGCTGTCCGTGATGGGCTGGTGGAGACATGGAGTCAGAATCCAGTCGATGTCTTTATTGGTATTGATGCACCGGATTTTAATTTACGGCTTTCTAAAAGTTTAAAACAGAAAAATCTCCCTATAAAAACAGTTCAGTATGTCAGTCCATCTGTATGGGCATGGCGTCAGGGGCGTGTACATGGCATAAAGGCGAGTATTGACCTCGTACTGTGTCTGTTTCCATTTGAAAAAGCATTTTATGGAAAATGGGGAGTTCCTGCGGCATTTGTCGGACATCCTCTGGCATCACAGCTGCCTTTACAGAATGATCTGCTGGAAGCAAAACAGGAACTTGGTCTGGAACTGTCACAGAAGCATATAGCATTGTTGCCTGGTAGCCGTCGTGGTGAAATTGAGCGACTTGGTCCTGTTGTTCTGGGCGCAGCAGAAATACTTAATAAAAAATATCCTGAATATGAATTTCTGATTCCTGCAATCAATGAAGCTAGAAAACAACAGATTGAAGCATTGCTGACGGGTTATTCAGATGCTCTGAAATCCCGTGTCCGTATTATGGAAAATACAGATATTGAATCCCGTATTGGACGTCAGGTCATGAATGCATCAAATATTGTGGCGCTGGCATCCGGTACTGCAACACTTGAGGCAATGCTGCTGCATAGACCAATGGTGACTTTTTACAAACTGAACTGGCTGACGTATGTGATTGCAAAAATGCTGATAAAGATTCCTTATTATTCTTTGCCTAACATCATTGCAGGAAAAAAAGTCATTCAGGAACTGATTCAGTCAGATGCGACACCTGACCAGCTTGCTGCTGAAATAGAAAAGCTGATGAATGTGGAAACTGCACAGATTCAGGTGATGCAGCACATCACCATGCATAAGCAGTTACTGTCAGGAAACAGTGAAGACCCGGTACAGGCAGTTCTGAGTATTCTGTCATTCAGCTGA
- a CDS encoding AraC family transcriptional regulator, whose amino-acid sequence MDALSKIFEDIHLNKSEYIYLNLSGDWAFRYQEQGAIAAYIVLQGKIHLQLDDGQKRLIEAGDLVLIPSGQSHYGCSDQEKTLLEATDISTLFDEKRHKTIELGNTDLKENNCFIIAVRGHIDSIMARPLFNALPAFMHIHHITGSSAPEWLQTGLHFLAIEAHQIRPGRDKILDHLVSILMIQCVRDFITQLNDAGNWLNALTHPELSSALAAIHGQPEKAWTVESLAEQCCMSRSKFAGLFSQIIGETPLAYLQQHRLRLASQMLRQGQLSIQQIAHKVGYSSETAFSQTFKKQTTLTPTQYRQHHQS is encoded by the coding sequence ATGGATGCCCTGAGTAAAATTTTTGAAGATATACATCTGAATAAGTCTGAATATATTTATTTAAACCTGTCCGGTGACTGGGCTTTCCGTTACCAGGAACAGGGTGCTATTGCAGCCTATATCGTACTCCAGGGAAAAATACATTTACAGCTGGATGATGGACAGAAGCGTCTGATTGAAGCTGGTGATCTGGTGCTGATTCCTTCAGGACAGTCTCACTATGGCTGTTCAGACCAGGAAAAAACGTTGCTTGAAGCCACAGACATTTCAACCTTATTTGATGAAAAACGACATAAAACCATCGAACTTGGAAATACTGATCTCAAGGAAAACAACTGTTTTATTATTGCGGTGCGTGGGCATATCGACTCAATCATGGCACGTCCATTATTTAATGCATTGCCTGCCTTTATGCACATACATCATATTACAGGCAGCTCTGCCCCCGAGTGGCTCCAGACAGGATTACATTTTCTTGCCATTGAAGCCCATCAGATCCGCCCTGGCAGAGATAAAATCCTCGACCATCTGGTCAGTATTTTAATGATTCAGTGTGTCCGGGATTTTATTACTCAGCTGAATGATGCCGGTAACTGGCTGAATGCGCTGACACACCCTGAGCTTTCCAGTGCACTGGCTGCCATTCATGGTCAGCCTGAAAAAGCCTGGACGGTTGAAAGTTTGGCAGAACAATGCTGTATGTCACGCTCAAAATTTGCAGGTTTATTCAGCCAGATTATTGGTGAAACACCACTTGCCTACTTACAGCAGCATCGGCTGCGCTTGGCTTCACAGATGCTGCGTCAGGGACAGCTGTCCATTCAGCAGATTGCACATAAGGTAGGATACTCATCCGAAACTGCATTCAGCCAGACATTTAAAAAACAGACCACACTGACGCCAACACAGTACCGACAGCATCATCAGTCCTGA
- a CDS encoding alkane 1-monooxygenase — protein MNAPVKMDQQSLLAAPVKSGLALDKKRYLWAISPSLPVIGIGILAGYQFAPKQLKKVFALGGPIVLHVIIPAIDTVIGKDSNNPTAEDVRLLEQDPYYARLVKTFIPLQYVANVYACWLVSRENTSLLDKILLGISMGAINGIAINTAHELSHKSERMDHILSHLALVPSGYNHFRIEHPYGHHKRAATPEDPASSKMGETFYEFLPRTVIGSFKSAIEIETRRLKRKGLSFWSKDNELLQGWGMTAAFHGSMLKLFGKGILPYQLAQSFYSIGLFEIINYIEHYGLLRQQDENGKYERTMPEHSWNNNNIVTNLFLYQLQRHSDHHAYPTRPFQALRHFDEAPELPSGYASMLLPALIPSLWFKMMDKRVFDHYKGDLNKANIFPKRRARIFKKFGVVDKLLNIAKD, from the coding sequence ATGAATGCCCCAGTAAAAATGGATCAGCAATCTCTTTTGGCAGCACCTGTAAAATCAGGGTTGGCACTTGATAAAAAACGTTATTTATGGGCAATCAGCCCATCATTACCAGTTATCGGTATTGGAATTCTGGCAGGTTATCAGTTTGCACCCAAGCAATTAAAAAAAGTATTTGCGCTGGGTGGTCCAATTGTACTGCACGTTATTATTCCTGCGATAGATACAGTGATAGGTAAAGACTCGAACAACCCTACAGCTGAAGATGTTCGACTGCTTGAACAGGATCCGTATTATGCGCGGCTGGTGAAAACCTTTATTCCTTTGCAGTACGTTGCCAATGTTTATGCCTGCTGGCTTGTGAGCCGTGAAAATACCTCTTTGCTGGATAAGATACTGTTGGGTATTTCCATGGGAGCGATCAATGGTATCGCGATCAATACCGCACATGAACTCAGTCATAAATCAGAACGGATGGATCATATTCTGTCGCATCTGGCACTGGTACCATCGGGATATAATCATTTCCGGATCGAACATCCATACGGGCATCATAAGCGTGCAGCGACACCTGAAGATCCTGCATCCTCAAAAATGGGTGAAACTTTTTATGAGTTTTTACCCCGTACAGTGATTGGTTCCTTTAAATCTGCGATTGAAATTGAAACCCGTAGATTAAAACGTAAAGGGCTTTCGTTCTGGTCTAAGGACAATGAGCTGCTGCAAGGGTGGGGAATGACGGCCGCTTTTCATGGCAGTATGCTGAAACTGTTTGGAAAAGGTATTTTGCCTTATCAGCTTGCACAGTCTTTTTACAGTATCGGTTTATTTGAAATCATCAATTATATTGAACACTATGGACTGCTGCGTCAGCAGGATGAAAATGGAAAATACGAACGGACGATGCCTGAACACAGCTGGAACAATAATAATATTGTGACCAATCTGTTCCTGTATCAGTTACAGCGCCATTCAGACCATCACGCATACCCGACACGCCCATTTCAGGCACTCAGACATTTTGATGAAGCGCCTGAACTGCCAAGTGGTTATGCCAGCATGCTGCTGCCGGCTCTGATTCCGTCTTTGTGGTTTAAGATGATGGATAAGCGTGTGTTTGATCATTATAAAGGTGATCTGAACAAGGCAAATATTTTTCCAAAACGCCGTGCCCGTATTTTTAAAAAATTTGGCGTGGTGGATAAACTTTTAAATATTGCCAAAGACTGA
- a CDS encoding NAD(P)-dependent oxidoreductase, whose protein sequence is MKIALIGGTGYAGSALLEELVKRNYQVKAIVRQEGRIAVTENIQPTVADVLNKKQLEQAFEDVDAVISAYNPGWDNPNIFNDFMQGSHNILNAAKAADVKRLLIVGGAGSLYIAPGEQLIDSPSFPKEIYNGANGARVLLDELKQEHDLNWTMISPPIAFSIHHPGTRTGQYRLGTDFPLMDGDQPGAISAPDLAVALIDELEKGQFIKERFTVAY, encoded by the coding sequence ATGAAAATTGCACTGATTGGCGGGACAGGATATGCAGGCTCAGCACTGCTTGAGGAACTGGTCAAACGTAACTATCAGGTAAAAGCCATTGTCCGTCAGGAAGGTCGTATTGCAGTAACTGAAAATATTCAGCCCACAGTCGCAGACGTGCTGAATAAAAAGCAGCTTGAACAGGCATTTGAAGATGTGGATGCGGTTATCAGTGCTTATAACCCAGGCTGGGACAATCCGAATATTTTCAACGATTTTATGCAGGGTTCACACAATATTCTGAATGCTGCTAAAGCCGCAGACGTTAAACGCTTACTGATTGTTGGCGGTGCAGGCAGTCTGTATATTGCACCGGGTGAACAGTTGATTGATTCACCGAGTTTTCCAAAAGAAATTTATAACGGTGCAAATGGTGCAAGAGTTCTGCTGGATGAACTTAAACAGGAACACGACCTGAACTGGACCATGATCAGCCCACCTATTGCATTTTCCATCCATCACCCAGGTACCCGGACAGGACAGTACCGACTGGGTACAGATTTTCCATTAATGGATGGTGATCAACCTGGTGCCATTTCAGCACCTGACCTTGCAGTCGCCCTGATTGATGAACTTGAAAAAGGACAGTTCATTAAAGAGCGCTTTACCGTAGCGTACTGA
- a CDS encoding LysR family transcriptional regulator produces the protein MDHYKRMAIFAKVVELGSMSAAGRLLNMSPSAVSQQIRFLEQHSGITLLHRSTRKLSLTELGERYYRYCQDLCAAAEQAQSLLESEIELPVGELRLAVPVGVARYLSDGLGAWAKQFPDLSLSLNVDDEHIDLIEQRIDLAIRVGEMPDSSFIASKISEMQMGLYVSPEWLKANAEPESPEDLQQSEWLNLLNGHLGTGLKHFWNMNTLESRKIETRSKFSINNILILQQMCEQGYGVCALSTFEAHDAVRKQKLVRILPDWHVGQLNIWAVTPQRNSKSAKVRQAIQLIQNCLNAAVN, from the coding sequence ATGGATCATTACAAACGTATGGCAATTTTTGCCAAAGTTGTTGAACTGGGGTCAATGAGTGCAGCAGGACGATTGCTGAATATGTCTCCTTCAGCTGTCAGTCAACAGATCCGTTTTCTTGAGCAGCACAGCGGAATTACACTGCTGCACCGTTCAACCCGAAAGCTGTCCTTAACTGAACTGGGAGAGCGTTATTATCGTTATTGTCAGGATTTATGTGCAGCCGCAGAGCAGGCGCAAAGCCTGCTTGAATCTGAAATTGAACTGCCTGTAGGTGAGCTTCGACTTGCTGTTCCTGTCGGGGTTGCGCGTTATCTTTCTGATGGACTGGGAGCATGGGCAAAGCAGTTTCCAGACCTGAGTCTGAGCCTGAACGTGGATGATGAGCATATCGACCTGATCGAGCAGCGTATAGATCTGGCAATCCGCGTTGGAGAAATGCCTGATTCCAGTTTTATTGCTTCCAAAATCTCTGAAATGCAGATGGGGCTGTATGTTTCACCAGAATGGCTGAAAGCCAATGCAGAACCTGAGAGTCCTGAAGATTTACAGCAGTCTGAATGGTTAAATCTGTTGAATGGACACTTAGGAACAGGTCTGAAACATTTCTGGAATATGAACACACTTGAAAGCAGGAAAATTGAGACCAGGTCAAAATTCAGTATCAATAATATTCTGATCTTACAGCAGATGTGTGAACAGGGTTATGGCGTATGTGCGCTCAGTACATTTGAAGCTCATGATGCAGTAAGGAAGCAGAAACTGGTCAGAATTTTACCGGACTGGCATGTTGGACAGCTGAATATCTGGGCTGTCACCCCTCAGCGAAACTCAAAATCTGCAAAAGTCAGACAAGCGATTCAACTGATTCAGAATTGTCTGAATGCTGCTGTAAACTGA
- a CDS encoding GNAT family N-acetyltransferase, which produces MYQLRPIQSQDNPALASIIRQVSHEFGLAAESGFAVADPVVDKLYSVYHQANAIYWVISDEYGTVYGGGGLSPLQGAESILEIQKMYFLPEIRGNGFAQKILENAFDFARQHGFKSCYLETTATLWQAVKLYEKLGFQHLKAPKGNTGHSHACEIWMEKIL; this is translated from the coding sequence ATGTATCAGCTTCGCCCCATTCAGTCACAGGATAATCCCGCATTGGCATCCATTATCCGTCAAGTTTCCCATGAGTTTGGACTGGCAGCTGAATCAGGTTTTGCCGTTGCAGACCCTGTTGTGGACAAGCTGTACAGTGTTTACCACCAGGCAAATGCCATTTACTGGGTAATTTCTGATGAATACGGAACAGTTTACGGCGGTGGCGGACTCTCTCCTTTACAGGGTGCAGAATCCATACTTGAAATTCAGAAAATGTATTTTCTACCTGAAATCAGAGGCAATGGCTTTGCTCAGAAGATACTGGAAAATGCTTTTGATTTTGCACGACAGCATGGTTTTAAATCCTGCTATCTAGAAACCACAGCAACTTTATGGCAAGCCGTCAAACTGTACGAAAAACTGGGCTTTCAACATCTGAAAGCACCTAAAGGCAATACCGGTCACAGTCATGCCTGTGAAATCTGGATGGAAAAAATCTTATAA
- a CDS encoding acyl-CoA dehydrogenase family protein: MNLQNPKKFRMLVDQAHETALNVLRPISRKYDKAEHAYPKELDMLASLLDGMNDGGDGLNAGAAVNKRGDTDTSNKNGVNMSTALGVIEMCYGDTGLLLSMPRQGLGNSAIAAVANDEQLERFKGTWAAMAITEPGCGSDSAAIRTTATKDGDDYILNGEKIFVTSGERADSVVVWATLDKKVGRAAIKSFVVPKGTPGMKVERLEHKLGIKASDTAAISFIDCRVPAANLLGNAEIDVAKGFAGVMETFDNTRPLVAAMAVGCAKASLERIKEIFKDELDPDYSTPYLQTSNIAAQIYRMEAEWEAARLLTLRATWMADNRKPNSKEASIAKAKAGRICNDITLKCVELAASVGYNEDELLEKWARDSKILDIFEGTQQIQQLIIARRELGKSSSELK; this comes from the coding sequence ATGAATTTACAGAATCCTAAAAAATTCAGAATGCTGGTCGATCAGGCTCACGAAACTGCACTGAATGTATTACGCCCGATTTCCCGTAAATACGACAAAGCTGAACATGCCTACCCAAAAGAACTGGATATGCTGGCTTCCCTGCTGGATGGTATGAATGATGGTGGTGATGGTCTGAATGCGGGAGCAGCCGTAAATAAACGTGGTGATACTGATACAAGCAATAAAAATGGCGTAAACATGTCCACGGCGCTTGGTGTCATTGAAATGTGCTACGGAGACACAGGTTTACTGCTGTCCATGCCACGTCAGGGACTCGGGAACTCTGCTATTGCAGCCGTTGCAAATGACGAACAGCTGGAACGCTTTAAAGGCACCTGGGCAGCAATGGCGATCACAGAACCAGGCTGTGGCTCAGACTCCGCAGCAATCCGTACAACTGCAACCAAAGATGGCGATGACTATATCTTAAATGGTGAAAAGATTTTTGTGACGTCTGGCGAACGTGCAGATTCTGTTGTCGTCTGGGCAACACTGGACAAAAAAGTGGGACGTGCTGCGATTAAATCTTTCGTTGTTCCGAAAGGTACGCCAGGCATGAAGGTCGAACGACTTGAACATAAACTGGGAATTAAAGCATCTGACACAGCTGCGATCAGCTTTATAGACTGCCGTGTTCCAGCCGCGAATCTGCTGGGTAATGCCGAAATTGATGTTGCTAAAGGCTTTGCAGGTGTGATGGAGACCTTTGATAACACCCGCCCGCTTGTTGCTGCTATGGCTGTCGGTTGCGCTAAAGCATCTCTTGAGCGCATCAAGGAAATCTTTAAAGATGAACTTGATCCTGATTACAGCACGCCATATTTACAGACGTCCAATATTGCAGCTCAGATTTACCGTATGGAAGCAGAATGGGAAGCAGCCCGTTTACTGACCTTACGCGCAACATGGATGGCAGATAACCGTAAGCCAAACTCAAAAGAGGCATCGATTGCCAAAGCCAAAGCAGGTCGAATTTGTAATGACATTACACTGAAGTGCGTTGAACTTGCGGCAAGTGTTGGTTACAACGAAGATGAATTACTTGAAAAATGGGCACGTGATTCCAAAATCCTGGATATTTTTGAAGGAACACAGCAGATTCAGCAACTGATTATTGCCCGTCGTGAACTGGGTAAATCATCCAGTGAGCTGAAATAA
- a CDS encoding acyl-CoA dehydrogenase family protein — MSNMVNKAQGLGLSFITKIAGSDLLDQFKLRKLVEKSLYQGSKAGFKTLSKTQKVFKSDTGVKKQRLPNQEKSLFDLSLTEEQQMTVDAMSQFASEVLYPLAHQADHDESFPVELWQHSTDLGLNFYALPEALGGVASEKNIISNILIAETLAKGDFSLSAGLLSTFSVINAITQWGSEQVQSTFLPVFAEDTDILATFAVQENTAAFNPYKLKTKAISTGNHYLLNGEKTLVLLGATADLLLVSAELNGQPQVFVVKRDESITARKTPAMGLKAAETVNLMFKDTPAVLLGDDDFNYSAFLDLGNLMWCALAVGTCQAVKEYCVKYANERTAFGEPISHRQSVAFMIADMSIEIDAMHMLILNAASLAEAGKPFHREAYLARLLCAEKSMKIGTDGVQILGGHGFTKEHPAERWYRDLRATAVMHSALHA; from the coding sequence ATGTCCAATATGGTAAACAAGGCTCAAGGACTTGGGCTGTCTTTTATTACAAAAATTGCAGGAAGCGATCTTCTGGATCAGTTCAAATTAAGAAAACTGGTTGAAAAGTCACTGTATCAGGGGTCAAAAGCTGGATTTAAAACACTGAGTAAAACTCAGAAAGTATTTAAATCAGATACAGGCGTCAAAAAACAACGTTTACCAAATCAGGAAAAGTCACTGTTTGACCTCAGTCTGACTGAAGAACAGCAGATGACCGTCGATGCCATGAGTCAGTTTGCATCTGAGGTGCTGTATCCACTGGCACATCAGGCCGATCATGATGAGTCTTTTCCTGTGGAGTTATGGCAGCACAGCACTGACCTGGGACTGAACTTCTATGCTTTGCCCGAAGCTCTGGGTGGGGTTGCATCAGAAAAAAACATTATCAGTAATATTTTAATTGCTGAGACTCTGGCGAAAGGTGATTTCAGTCTATCTGCAGGGCTTCTTTCAACGTTCAGCGTCATCAATGCCATTACACAGTGGGGTTCTGAACAGGTTCAGTCTACATTCCTTCCTGTATTTGCAGAAGATACGGATATTCTTGCGACTTTTGCTGTGCAGGAAAATACAGCCGCCTTTAACCCTTATAAGCTGAAAACCAAAGCCATCAGCACAGGAAATCACTATCTGCTCAATGGTGAAAAAACACTGGTTTTATTAGGTGCTACTGCCGATCTGCTGCTGGTTTCAGCTGAACTGAACGGACAGCCTCAGGTATTTGTGGTCAAACGTGATGAATCCATCACTGCCCGCAAAACTCCGGCAATGGGTCTAAAAGCAGCTGAAACAGTCAATCTGATGTTCAAAGACACACCTGCTGTTCTGCTGGGTGATGATGACTTTAACTACTCTGCTTTCCTTGATCTTGGAAACCTGATGTGGTGTGCACTGGCCGTTGGAACCTGCCAGGCTGTTAAAGAGTACTGTGTAAAATATGCCAATGAACGTACCGCATTTGGTGAACCTATTTCACACCGTCAGAGTGTTGCGTTCATGATTGCAGATATGTCCATTGAAATTGATGCCATGCATATGCTGATTTTAAATGCTGCAAGCCTGGCTGAAGCAGGAAAACCATTCCACCGTGAAGCATATCTCGCACGCCTGCTTTGTGCTGAAAAATCAATGAAAATCGGTACAGACGGGGTTCAGATTCTGGGTGGGCACGGTTTTACCAAAGAACATCCTGCAGAACGCTGGTATCGTGATTTACGTGCAACAGCTGTCATGCATTCTGCATTACATGCCTGA
- a CDS encoding ABC1 kinase family protein, translated as MSDQNDKLKQLKTSSMDRRLSIAKASLLAGTRWAASSAGSIFSSEEEKEKKRKKAMKEQADYLVAEIGKLKGSIVKIGQMMALYGEHFLPKEITDALNTLNNQTVALAWPAIKQQLVSQLGSKLDDLTIDHEPLGTASLAQVHRATRKSDGMELVLKIQYPGVAAAIDSDMSLFRNMLKLTRMVPQTREFDQWFDEVREMMHREVDYGIEAATTRRFAERLRNDSRYAVPQIIDEYCTDQVLCMTFERGVPINSPVMLSLPQERRNALGEASLEIAVRELFEWGEMQTDPNFGNYLVRLGNGNDIKDKIILLDFGAIRQFDEHLLTVARNLIKAGYYHDPQSMVSAMTGYDFFDSIPQSIKPDMAKVFLLATEAFSSPENNKELPEGVMDNENRYDWKKSQLHSRVMQQASKSMASRYFSVPPKEFMFISRKFIGAYTFMTVIDAKTNVRNMIKVFI; from the coding sequence ATGTCAGATCAGAACGATAAGCTTAAACAGCTCAAAACCTCCTCAATGGACCGCCGTTTATCCATTGCTAAGGCGTCCCTGTTAGCAGGTACCCGCTGGGCTGCATCAAGTGCGGGTTCAATCTTTTCCAGTGAAGAAGAAAAAGAAAAAAAACGTAAGAAAGCGATGAAGGAACAGGCAGACTATCTGGTTGCCGAAATAGGCAAACTGAAAGGCTCAATTGTAAAAATTGGTCAGATGATGGCACTGTATGGTGAGCATTTTCTACCCAAAGAAATTACAGATGCGCTGAACACGCTGAACAATCAGACTGTTGCACTTGCATGGCCTGCAATTAAACAGCAACTTGTCAGTCAGCTGGGATCGAAACTCGATGATCTGACCATTGATCATGAACCTCTCGGAACGGCATCGCTGGCACAGGTTCACCGCGCAACACGCAAATCTGACGGCATGGAACTGGTTCTCAAAATTCAGTATCCCGGTGTGGCTGCTGCCATTGATTCCGATATGAGTCTGTTCCGCAACATGCTGAAACTGACACGTATGGTTCCGCAGACCCGTGAGTTTGATCAGTGGTTTGATGAAGTCCGTGAAATGATGCACCGCGAAGTGGATTATGGCATAGAGGCTGCAACCACCCGCCGTTTTGCAGAGCGTCTGCGTAATGACAGCCGTTATGCAGTCCCGCAGATCATTGATGAATACTGCACTGATCAGGTGCTGTGCATGACCTTTGAACGTGGTGTACCGATTAACAGCCCTGTCATGCTGTCTCTACCTCAGGAACGCCGTAATGCACTGGGTGAGGCATCACTTGAAATTGCAGTCCGTGAGCTTTTTGAATGGGGTGAAATGCAGACTGACCCGAACTTTGGTAACTACCTGGTTCGACTGGGCAATGGCAATGATATTAAAGACAAAATTATTCTGCTCGACTTCGGTGCCATCCGTCAGTTTGATGAGCATCTGCTGACGGTTGCCCGCAACCTGATTAAAGCAGGTTACTATCATGATCCACAGTCTATGGTCAGTGCCATGACCGGTTATGATTTCTTTGATTCAATTCCGCAAAGCATTAAACCCGATATGGCGAAAGTGTTTTTATTGGCAACTGAAGCATTCAGCAGCCCTGAAAACAATAAAGAGCTTCCTGAAGGTGTGATGGACAATGAAAACCGCTATGACTGGAAAAAAAGTCAGTTACACAGCAGAGTGATGCAACAGGCTTCAAAATCCATGGCTTCACGCTATTTCAGTGTGCCGCCTAAAGAATTTATGTTCATCAGCCGCAAGTTTATTGGTGCATATACATTTATGACAGTGATAGATGCAAAAACCAATGTCCGCAACATGATTAAAGTTTTCATTTAA
- a CDS encoding lysozyme inhibitor LprI family protein: protein MKILMPVIVVCCVFGAGSASAKGFSKEYTRCLNTSYGNNATVKKCAEKEYKEQEKRLKETFKNYLGNSGSNQQNIMVQHKLWENRVQQQCYFKSSYEFAEVQKLKCVLAMTVNQADYYQTKFITAK, encoded by the coding sequence ATGAAAATTTTAATGCCAGTGATCGTGGTGTGTTGTGTGTTTGGAGCAGGTTCTGCATCTGCAAAAGGTTTTTCCAAAGAATATACACGTTGTCTGAATACCTCTTATGGTAATAATGCAACAGTCAAAAAATGCGCTGAGAAAGAATACAAAGAGCAGGAAAAAAGACTGAAGGAAACTTTTAAAAACTATTTAGGTAACAGTGGCAGTAACCAGCAGAACATCATGGTGCAGCATAAGTTGTGGGAAAACAGAGTTCAGCAGCAATGTTATTTCAAAAGTTCTTATGAGTTTGCTGAAGTTCAGAAACTCAAATGTGTACTGGCAATGACAGTAAATCAGGCTGATTATTATCAGACAAAATTTATAACAGCCAAATAA
- the prmB gene encoding 50S ribosomal protein L3 N(5)-glutamine methyltransferase, with protein MDRPTISPEHLQEAAENLTTIRDFIRFGVTALRQYDAHLGQGTEDYFAESSALVLQTMSLEWKADAEILDAKLLPSEKAEFLALLERRINEKVPTSYLLNLAYFCDKPYYVDERVLIPRSPVAELINLRFAPYCLDENGEAREGLNNLPENAQPKTPQRILDMCTGSGCIAIALAYAFPDAEVDATDISKEALEVASINAEHHNKQYQVALLESDLFTKVPAENQYDLIVSNPPYVDAEDMADLPEEFHHEPELALAAGQDGLDLVRKMLAQAADYLTEDGLIVIEVGNSEWAMRQNFNTVDFYWLQFQKGGSGIFALTAEQCRKYRELFIQSVKS; from the coding sequence GTGGATCGACCGACTATAAGCCCTGAACATTTACAGGAAGCCGCTGAAAATTTAACAACCATTCGTGACTTTATCCGTTTCGGTGTTACAGCTCTACGTCAATACGATGCACATCTGGGTCAGGGTACTGAAGATTATTTTGCAGAAAGTTCTGCACTGGTGTTACAGACCATGTCTCTTGAATGGAAAGCAGATGCTGAAATTCTGGATGCAAAACTGTTACCAAGTGAAAAAGCTGAGTTCCTTGCGTTACTCGAACGTCGTATCAATGAAAAAGTTCCGACATCTTATCTGCTGAATCTGGCTTACTTCTGTGACAAACCTTATTATGTGGACGAACGTGTTCTGATTCCGCGTTCACCTGTCGCAGAACTGATTAATCTGCGTTTTGCGCCATATTGTCTGGATGAAAATGGTGAAGCCCGCGAAGGTCTGAATAATTTACCTGAAAATGCTCAGCCTAAAACGCCACAGCGTATTCTGGATATGTGTACAGGCTCTGGCTGTATTGCCATTGCACTGGCTTATGCTTTCCCTGATGCTGAAGTGGATGCAACTGATATTTCAAAAGAAGCGCTGGAAGTGGCTTCCATCAATGCTGAACATCATAATAAACAGTATCAGGTGGCATTGCTTGAGTCGGATCTGTTTACAAAAGTTCCTGCTGAAAATCAGTACGATTTAATCGTATCCAATCCACCGTACGTAGATGCTGAAGACATGGCAGACCTGCCAGAAGAATTCCACCACGAACCTGAGCTTGCACTGGCAGCGGGTCAGGATGGTCTGGATCTGGTACGTAAAATGCTGGCTCAGGCGGCAGACTATCTGACAGAAGATGGTCTGATTGTGATTGAAGTGGGCAACTCAGAATGGGCTATGCGTCAGAATTTCAATACGGTTGATTTTTACTGGTTACAGTTCCAGAAAGGTGGTTCAGGTATTTTTGCCCTGACTGCTGAACAGTGTCGTAAATACCGTGAATTATTTATTCAGTCAGTTAAATCATAA